The genomic region GATGACGCCGGCGTCTCCGGGATGGTTTATCTGGGCCATTCCATCCCTCGTGGCCTATCAGGCAGCCAGCAACCGGGTTGCGATTGCTATCACCGGGATTTTTTCGCTGCTCTATGTGGTAAGCGCTCTGCTGGTAACCCCGGACACCAAACTGATCATCGAGCAGGCATCATGGCTGCCGCAAGCGGCCAGCCAATTGTTGTTCAGCGACAAGCTGTCGTCGTTGGTCCACACCGCCATGGTCGCGACCGGTGTAGTCCTGGCCATTCGAATCTGGCGAGAGTCTGTCAGCCGCAACGATTACTTCCGTCTCAGCCGCAAGCCATTCGTCATTGGCGTGGCCGGCGACTCTGGCGCGGGCAAGGATACCTATTCGGATGCGATAAAAGGGCTGTTTGGCGGCCACTCGGTCACAACCCTCTCCGGTGATGACTACCACTTGTGGGACCGTCAGAAGCCGATGTGGCAGGTCATGACTCACTTGAACCCCATGGCCAACGACCTTGAAGGCTTCGCCAATGACCTGGTGGCATTGACCGATTCGAAGAATATCCATTCGCGGCATTACGATCATCAAACCGGTCGCATGAGCCGCCCCTTCATGATCAAGAGTAATGACTTCGTCATTGCCAGCGGCCTGCACGCGCTCTATATGCCGATTCTTCGTGAGTGCTACAACCTGAGTGTCTACCTCGATATCGACGAAAGCCTGAGGCGCCACTTCAAGCTTCAGCGCGACGTACATCAGCGCGGGCACACCGAAGAGAAGGTGCTGGCCTCCTTCGAACGCAGAGAGCCGGACTCGGCACGCTTTATTCGTCCACAAGCAGCTTATGCAGACCTAGTGCTGTCCTTGCAGCCCATCCATCCGCGTATTCTGGAAGGGGCCAGCAAAAACCACCCTCTGCACTTCAAGATCGTGGCGCGCTCGCGCAACGGCCTGAACGAACTTTCGCTCACCCGAGTTCTGGTCGGTGTTTGCGGCCTGCATGTCGACATGTCAACACGTAACGACGCGACTGAAGTCGAGCTGACCATAGAGGGCGAAACGTCGGCCCAGGACATCGAAATGGCCGCGCGGATGATCTGCCCACGAGTCTTCGAATTCCTCGACCTCAAGCCAGAGTGGCAAGACGGCGTGATGGGGTTAATGCAATTGATTACCCTCTCCCATATCAACCAAGCACTGACAAAACGGTTCATATAGTGAAGATTTTTGCACCAGAGCGGTTCAATCGCCTCCCCGACGCCATACTGTTCGACACCGATAATACTCTGTACCCCTACGATCCGGCGCACGCCGCTGCGCAGCAAGCCGTCAGGGATAAGGTAGTCAATACATTCTCGATCAAACCGGAAGTGTTTGACGCCGCCTTCAAGGAAGCACGTCAGCAGGTAAAGACTCGCCTGAAACACACCGCGTCTTCCCATAGTCGCCTCCTGTACCTGCAACGCATGCTCGAGATCATGGGGCTGGGCTCTCAGGTGCTACTGGCCCTGGATTTCGAACAGACCTACTGGCGAACCTTCCTCAGCAATGCCGTGCTGTTCGATGAAGTCAAAGACCTGCTGGACGATCTGAGACTGTTAGGCATCCCTACTGCCATCGTTACCGACCTGACAGCCCAGATCCAGTTTCGCAAGGTGGTCTACTTCGGGCTCGACCATTACTTCGATTACATCGTGACCAGTGAAGAAGCCGGCTTCGACAAGCCCCACGCAGCCCCCTTCGAAATCGCCCTGGAAAAAATGCGCCCTAAAGGCGATTGCATCTGGATGATTGGCGACAACCCAATCAATGACATCCGGGGTGGCCGCGAACAGATAAATGCCGTGACGCTGCAAAAGATCCATACCGGCACACCGCTGGGTACGGACGAAAACGCACCAGACGCCGCGTTTACAGAGTTCCGCGAGTTGCGCCACCTGATTTCCAGACTGGGAGAGAAAAATGAGGTTGCATGAATCGATTCGTCAGTTCTGCTCTGAAATCGGTAAAGACCCACTGATCGTGCAAGGTGCTGGCGGGAACGTATCCTGGAAAGAGAACAATGTTCTCTGGATCAAGGCATCGGGAACCTGGTTGGCCGACGCAGGTGATAAAGATATCTTCGTACCCGTAAAGCTCGACCACCTGACTGCAGCGCTCAAAAGTGGAGACTATGCCGTCATACCACAAACGGTCGAGAGCACTCCACTGAAGCCCTCGATTGAAACACTGTTGCATGCGCTGATGCCCCATCGCATTGTGGTCCACGTGCATGCAATCGAAGTACTCGCCCAGCTGGTTCGCAAAGACTTCGATCACATCAACTACCCCGCTCTGGACAAGGCACTTGACGCGCGTACCGTTGAATACTGCAAACCTGGCGCAGAACTCGCGGAAGCCGTTGCGAACCAACTGGATGGCACCTCGAACACGCGCGTGGTCTTTCTGAAGAATCACGGCGTCATTATCGGTGGTGACAACATTGATGAGATCAGTAAAACCCTGGAATACCTGACTCATTTTTTTGCAACACCTACGGTATCCATCCCAGTCACCACACCTGATACGTCGCTACGCCTGGCCAATGGCGTCGAGTTCTCCCCCATTGGTGTGACCAAACTCCATGAAGTTGCCGTCACGCCATCGCTGGTAGACCGTCTGCATGACAACTGGGCGCTTTATCCCGATCACATTGTTTTCCTTGGGCCACATCCACGGCTGTTCGGATCGCTTGAAGAAGCGAAATCCGCTTTAGAGCAGGAATCGGAATTGCCGGACGTCATTTTTGTCCGCGATCTGGGGACCTTTGCCAGAGAGACAATGAACAAAGCAAAAATGGCGCAGTTGATTTGCTATTACGACGTAATGACAAAATTGAATGACGATGCACAACTGTCGACGCTGACCGACGCGCAAATCTCCGAACTGATCGACTGGGACGCCGAGAAGTATAGAAGAGGCTTAAATGACACCAAGTAAGCGCCTGACCGGTCAACAGTATCTGTCCATCATTGCATGCGTGCTACTGACAGCCATGGTGAGTATCTACACCATGGCGACCTACGTGAAAGGCCCCCTCAATGGTAACTTCGATCATTACCTGATGCAGGCAGATCGCTGGGGCATGCCCGAAGCTATCAAAGAGCGCGGCGTTACCCCCCTCTATCTGGACGAGTGGAACTCGGGCTGGGACGGTCAGTTCTACTACTACATCGCGAATGATTTATTCGCGCAAAAGGATACTGCGAGCCACATCGATGCCGATGCCTATCGTTATCAGCGAGTCGGCATCCCAATACTGGCGAAACTGTTTTCCTTGGTGCTTTTTCAGGATTGGGTTAGTCCCTTTATCTATTATCTGACTCACTTTTTACTAATCCTGCTTGGGACCGCAGTAGCCGCGCATTTTTTCATAAAAGAAGGCGTACCGGCCTATTGGATCTTACCTTGGTCGGTAGGCATGGGAACCCAGATCACACTGTTGAACGGGCTTCCAGATGGTGCAGCTGATGCATTGCTCATCATCGCCATGGTGTCGGCTTACCAAAAAAAATATCTGGTTTACGCCATTGCCGCTACCTTTGCTTGCTTGTCGAGAGAGGCCTATATTGCGTTTCCTGCGATATTCTTCGGTGCGCAAATTCTAGATCGCCTCATCAAACAAAAGTCGATCAAACCCTATACAGATCTATTTTTCCTACTCTGCCCAATCATTATCTTCGTTGCCTGGCACTCT from Pseudomonas sp. GGS8 harbors:
- a CDS encoding HAD family hydrolase, encoding MKIFAPERFNRLPDAILFDTDNTLYPYDPAHAAAQQAVRDKVVNTFSIKPEVFDAAFKEARQQVKTRLKHTASSHSRLLYLQRMLEIMGLGSQVLLALDFEQTYWRTFLSNAVLFDEVKDLLDDLRLLGIPTAIVTDLTAQIQFRKVVYFGLDHYFDYIVTSEEAGFDKPHAAPFEIALEKMRPKGDCIWMIGDNPINDIRGGREQINAVTLQKIHTGTPLGTDENAPDAAFTEFRELRHLISRLGEKNEVA
- a CDS encoding class II aldolase/adducin family protein, producing MRLHESIRQFCSEIGKDPLIVQGAGGNVSWKENNVLWIKASGTWLADAGDKDIFVPVKLDHLTAALKSGDYAVIPQTVESTPLKPSIETLLHALMPHRIVVHVHAIEVLAQLVRKDFDHINYPALDKALDARTVEYCKPGAELAEAVANQLDGTSNTRVVFLKNHGVIIGGDNIDEISKTLEYLTHFFATPTVSIPVTTPDTSLRLANGVEFSPIGVTKLHEVAVTPSLVDRLHDNWALYPDHIVFLGPHPRLFGSLEEAKSALEQESELPDVIFVRDLGTFARETMNKAKMAQLICYYDVMTKLNDDAQLSTLTDAQISELIDWDAEKYRRGLNDTK